Proteins encoded together in one Pseudomonas sp. Seg1 window:
- the pilB gene encoding type IV-A pilus assembly ATPase PilB, with amino-acid sequence MNDIALSGLAKQLVQAELLTEKSAQQAWQQAQRNRLSLVSYLVQNKLVKSWQVAEIASEHFGMAFMDLNCLDKETQPKGLVSEKLVRQHHALPLWRRGNKLFVGISDPSNHQAINDIQFSTGLSTEAILVEDDKLTDAIEKFFDTHASGLEDMADVDLDGVDVESIDDSKQDAIGGLDADDAPVVRFVHKMLLDAIKSGSSDLHFEPYEKNYRVRVRTDGILREVAKPPIQLAGRIAARLKVMASLDISERRKPQDGRIKMRLSKSKSIDFRVNTLPTLWGEKVVIRILDPSSAQIGIDALGYEPAQKDLYMAALKQPQGMILVTGPTGSGKTVSLYTGLNILNTVDINISTAEDPVEINMEGINQVNVNPKQGLDFAQALRSFLRQDPDVIMVGEIRDLETAEIAIKAAQTGHLVLSTLHTNSAAETLTRLHNMGIPGFNIATSVSLIIAQRLARKLCSHCKKAIEIPRETLIKEGFPEERIGSFTIYEPVGCDHCNGGYKGRVGIYEVVKNTADLQRLIMAEGNSLEIDIQMRRDGFDDLRTSGLHKAMQGITSLEEINRVTKD; translated from the coding sequence ATGAATGACATCGCTCTGAGCGGTCTGGCCAAGCAATTGGTGCAGGCCGAACTGCTTACGGAAAAAAGCGCCCAGCAAGCCTGGCAACAGGCCCAGCGCAATCGCCTGTCGCTGGTCAGTTATCTGGTGCAGAACAAACTGGTGAAGAGCTGGCAGGTGGCCGAGATCGCTTCGGAGCATTTCGGCATGGCCTTCATGGATCTTAATTGCCTGGACAAGGAAACCCAGCCCAAAGGCCTGGTCAGCGAAAAACTGGTGCGCCAGCACCACGCCCTGCCCCTGTGGCGCCGCGGCAACAAACTGTTCGTGGGCATCTCCGACCCGAGCAATCATCAGGCAATCAATGACATTCAGTTCAGCACCGGGCTGAGTACCGAAGCCATTCTGGTGGAGGACGACAAACTCACCGATGCCATCGAAAAGTTCTTCGACACCCACGCCAGCGGCCTCGAAGACATGGCCGACGTCGACCTCGATGGCGTTGATGTCGAATCCATCGACGACAGCAAGCAGGACGCCATCGGCGGACTCGACGCCGACGACGCGCCGGTGGTGCGCTTCGTTCACAAGATGCTGCTGGACGCGATCAAGAGCGGCTCCTCCGACCTGCACTTCGAGCCCTACGAAAAGAACTACCGGGTGCGCGTACGCACCGACGGCATTCTGCGCGAAGTGGCCAAGCCGCCGATTCAACTGGCCGGGAGAATCGCCGCACGGTTGAAAGTCATGGCCAGCCTCGACATCTCGGAACGGCGCAAACCCCAGGACGGGCGGATCAAGATGCGCCTGTCGAAGAGCAAGTCGATCGACTTCCGGGTCAACACCCTGCCGACCCTGTGGGGCGAAAAAGTGGTGATCCGGATCCTCGACCCGTCCAGTGCACAGATCGGCATCGATGCGCTCGGCTACGAGCCGGCGCAGAAAGACCTGTACATGGCCGCGCTCAAGCAGCCACAAGGCATGATTCTGGTCACCGGCCCCACCGGCTCAGGCAAGACCGTGTCGCTGTACACCGGGCTTAACATTCTCAATACCGTCGACATCAACATCTCCACCGCCGAAGACCCTGTGGAGATCAACATGGAAGGCATCAACCAGGTCAACGTCAATCCCAAACAGGGCCTGGATTTCGCCCAGGCCCTGCGTTCGTTTCTGCGGCAGGACCCGGACGTGATCATGGTCGGTGAGATCCGTGACCTCGAAACCGCCGAGATCGCCATCAAGGCCGCGCAAACCGGCCACCTCGTACTCTCTACCCTGCATACCAACAGCGCAGCCGAAACCCTGACCCGCCTGCACAACATGGGCATCCCCGGCTTCAATATCGCCACCTCGGTCAGCCTGATCATTGCCCAGCGACTGGCGCGCAAGCTGTGCAGCCATTGCAAGAAAGCCATCGAGATCCCCCGCGAAACCCTGATCAAGGAAGGTTTCCCCGAGGAACGCATCGGCAGTTTCACGATCTACGAACCGGTCGGTTGCGATCACTGCAACGGCGGCTACAAGGGGCGCGTGGGGATTTATGAAGTGGTGAAAAACACAGCAGACCTGCAGCGACTGATCATGGCCGAGGGCAACTCGCTGGAAATCGACATCCAGATGCGCCGCGACGGTTTCGATGACCTGCGCACTTCCGGCCTGCATAAAGCCATGCAAGGCATCACCAGCCTGGAAGAAATCAACCGGGTCACCAAGGACTGA
- a CDS encoding energy-coupling factor ABC transporter permease, with protein MIGAEVLSTASLVLGWLIYVPVLLWAIFRAPWVELFSDSRRQHLLFGTVFALFLLWLVRRDFDTGVSYHFIGMTAVTLLLDWPLAIVGGVVAQVGLLLLGRQDLAALGVNGALFILLPALITECVAILVERAQPRNPFVYIFCSGFFAAALSALLCLILSLTLLWYDGLFAMPEWLEDFIGYLWLLLFPEAFINGMVISALVVFCPEWLETFNRTRYLSAPWKDDDPKS; from the coding sequence ATGATCGGTGCCGAGGTGCTGTCGACTGCAAGCCTGGTGCTGGGCTGGCTGATTTATGTGCCAGTGCTGCTCTGGGCGATCTTTCGCGCACCGTGGGTCGAGTTGTTCAGTGACAGCCGCCGTCAGCATTTACTGTTCGGCACGGTGTTCGCGTTGTTTCTGTTGTGGCTGGTGCGCAGGGATTTCGACACCGGTGTGTCGTATCACTTCATCGGCATGACTGCCGTGACGCTGCTGCTCGACTGGCCGCTGGCGATTGTCGGCGGAGTGGTGGCGCAAGTTGGTTTGTTGCTGCTTGGGCGTCAGGATCTCGCGGCGCTCGGGGTCAATGGCGCGTTGTTTATCCTGCTGCCGGCGCTGATCACCGAGTGCGTGGCGATTCTCGTCGAGCGCGCTCAGCCCCGTAATCCGTTCGTGTACATTTTCTGTTCAGGATTCTTCGCTGCGGCGCTTTCAGCCCTGTTGTGCTTGATCCTGAGCCTGACACTGTTGTGGTACGACGGTCTTTTTGCCATGCCGGAGTGGCTGGAAGATTTCATCGGGTATCTGTGGTTGCTGCTGTTTCCCGAAGCGTTCATCAACGGCATGGTGATCAGCGCACTGGTGGTGTTCTGCCCGGAATGGCTGGAGACCTTCAACCGCACGCGCTACCTTTCGGCGCCGTGGAAGGACGACGATCCGAAGTCTTGA
- a CDS encoding type II secretion system F family protein yields MAVKAAKISVYAWEGTDKKGSKMTGELSGLNPALIKAQLRKQGINPGKVRKKSASILSFGKRIKAQDIALFTRQMATMMKAGVPLLQSFDIIGEGFENPAMRKLVDEVKQEVAAGNSFANALRKKPQYFDELYCNLVDAGEQSGALDTLLERVATYKEKSEALKAKIKKAMTYPTAVVLVAAVVTGILLVKVVPQFQSVFSGFGAELPAFTLMVISLSEFMQQWWWAILGVLAAAIFGTRHALKKSQALRDRKDTWLLNLPLVGTLMYKSAVARFARTLSTTFAAGVPLVEALDSVAGATGNVVFKRAVLRIRQDVSTGMQLNFSMRTTGVFPNMAVQMTAIGEESGALDEMLDKVAGFYEDEVDNMVDNLTSLMEPFIMVVLGVIVGGLVVAMYLPIFQLGSAI; encoded by the coding sequence ATGGCGGTCAAGGCAGCGAAAATCAGTGTTTATGCCTGGGAAGGCACGGACAAGAAAGGCAGCAAAATGACCGGTGAGCTGAGCGGGCTGAACCCGGCGCTGATCAAGGCGCAGTTGCGCAAACAGGGGATCAACCCTGGCAAGGTGCGCAAGAAATCCGCCTCGATACTGAGCTTCGGTAAACGCATCAAGGCTCAGGACATCGCCCTGTTCACGCGGCAGATGGCGACCATGATGAAGGCTGGCGTACCGTTGTTGCAGTCATTCGACATCATCGGCGAAGGTTTCGAAAACCCGGCGATGCGCAAACTGGTCGACGAGGTGAAACAGGAAGTCGCTGCGGGTAACAGTTTCGCCAACGCCCTGCGCAAGAAACCGCAGTATTTCGACGAGTTGTACTGCAACCTGGTGGATGCCGGCGAACAGTCCGGTGCCCTCGATACGTTGCTGGAGCGTGTCGCGACCTATAAGGAAAAAAGCGAAGCGCTCAAGGCCAAGATCAAGAAAGCCATGACCTACCCTACCGCCGTCGTGCTGGTCGCGGCGGTGGTGACCGGAATTTTGCTGGTGAAAGTGGTGCCACAGTTCCAGTCGGTGTTTTCCGGATTCGGTGCCGAGCTGCCGGCGTTCACCCTGATGGTGATCAGCCTCTCCGAATTCATGCAGCAATGGTGGTGGGCGATTCTCGGTGTATTGGCGGCGGCGATTTTCGGCACCCGCCACGCCCTGAAAAAGTCTCAGGCCTTGCGCGACCGCAAAGACACCTGGCTGCTGAATTTGCCGTTGGTGGGCACACTGATGTACAAGTCGGCCGTCGCCCGATTTGCTCGCACGCTGTCGACGACTTTTGCTGCTGGCGTGCCGCTGGTGGAAGCCCTCGACTCGGTGGCCGGGGCAACCGGCAACGTGGTGTTCAAGCGCGCGGTGTTGCGTATCCGCCAGGATGTTTCCACCGGTATGCAGTTGAATTTTTCGATGCGCACCACCGGCGTCTTTCCCAATATGGCCGTGCAAATGACGGCGATCGGCGAAGAGTCTGGCGCACTGGACGAGATGCTCGACAAGGTCGCCGGGTTTTACGAGGACGAAGTGGATAACATGGTCGACAACCTCACCAGCCTCATGGAGCCGTTCATCATGGTGGTCCTGGGGGTGATCGTCGGCGGTCTGGTAGTCGCCATGTACCTGCCGATTTTCCAACTCGGCTCAGCGATCTGA
- a CDS encoding A24 family peptidase produces the protein MPIDELFALYPLAFVCTALLLGLVVGSFLNVLIWRLPKMLERDWRQQAQDVLGLPSETPLPTYNLMLPHSECPHCAHRIRAWENIPLLSYLWLRGRCSACATPISKRYPLTELACGLLSAFIAWHVGFGWPACLLIFLTWGLLAMSLIDTEHQLLPDVLVLPLLWLGLIVNSFGMFVSLHEALWGAVAGYLALWSVFWLFKLLTGKDGIGHGDFKLLALLGAWGGWQILPLTILLSSLVGAIIGVILLRVREQKTSVPIPFGPFLAIAGWIALLWGGQITDFYWQFVGLQ, from the coding sequence ATGCCTATCGACGAACTGTTTGCCCTCTATCCGTTGGCTTTTGTCTGCACGGCGTTACTGCTCGGCCTGGTGGTCGGCAGTTTTCTCAATGTACTGATCTGGCGCCTGCCGAAAATGCTCGAGCGCGATTGGCGCCAGCAGGCCCAGGACGTGCTCGGTCTGCCCAGCGAAACACCGTTGCCCACCTACAATCTGATGCTGCCCCACTCCGAGTGCCCGCATTGCGCACATCGAATCCGTGCCTGGGAGAACATTCCGCTGCTCAGTTATCTGTGGCTGCGTGGACGCTGCTCGGCCTGCGCCACGCCCATCAGCAAACGCTATCCACTGACCGAACTGGCCTGTGGACTGCTCTCGGCATTCATCGCCTGGCATGTCGGATTTGGCTGGCCGGCCTGTCTGTTGATTTTTCTCACCTGGGGCTTGTTGGCGATGAGCCTGATCGACACCGAGCATCAACTGCTGCCCGATGTGCTGGTGCTGCCCTTGTTGTGGCTGGGGCTGATCGTCAACAGTTTCGGCATGTTCGTGTCGTTACACGAGGCATTGTGGGGTGCGGTGGCCGGGTATCTGGCGCTGTGGTCGGTGTTCTGGCTGTTCAAGCTGCTGACCGGCAAGGACGGCATCGGTCACGGTGATTTCAAGCTGCTGGCGCTGCTCGGCGCCTGGGGAGGCTGGCAGATTCTGCCACTGACGATCCTGCTCTCATCGTTGGTGGGGGCGATCATCGGGGTGATTCTGCTGCGTGTGCGTGAGCAGAAAACCTCGGTGCCAATCCCCTTTGGCCCATTTCTGGCAATTGCCGGCTGGATTGCCTTGCTCTGGGGTGGTCAAATAACCGACTTCTATTGGCAGTTTGTCGGTTTGCAATGA
- a CDS encoding DUF2845 domain-containing protein, whose protein sequence is MKGKWLFAMSLTLVAGQASASDTLRCGSQLVSLGDRASEVMQKCGEPVSRDALGYKRSANRREEFQVEEWTYGPNNGMYQYLRFEGNRLRQINSKRGN, encoded by the coding sequence ATGAAGGGTAAATGGCTGTTTGCGATGTCATTGACGCTGGTTGCCGGGCAGGCCTCAGCGTCCGATACCCTGCGCTGCGGCAGTCAATTGGTCAGCCTCGGCGACCGCGCAAGCGAGGTAATGCAGAAGTGCGGTGAACCGGTCAGCCGCGATGCACTGGGCTACAAGAGAAGCGCCAATCGTCGAGAAGAGTTTCAGGTCGAGGAATGGACCTACGGCCCGAACAACGGCATGTACCAATACCTGCGCTTTGAAGGCAACCGACTGCGCCAAATCAACAGCAAACGCGGTAACTGA
- a CDS encoding FAD/FMN-containing dehydrogenase, translated as MNSRWLLLFALVPLFAHALDTGERLAPWTLLDQYDKAYTLDNGATTLLVARDMDAAKLIKEALKDQPKGYLEARHAVFVADIQRMPALIAKMFAVPAMRDYNYRVMLDREGRVASRYPGVEGQVLWLQLKDGRLLEQHQYANAIQLREALEKARP; from the coding sequence GTGAATTCACGCTGGCTACTGTTGTTTGCTTTAGTTCCGCTGTTTGCCCATGCACTCGATACCGGCGAACGACTCGCACCCTGGACATTGCTGGATCAGTACGATAAGGCCTACACACTCGATAACGGCGCCACAACGCTGTTGGTGGCGCGGGACATGGATGCCGCCAAACTGATCAAGGAAGCCTTGAAAGATCAGCCCAAGGGCTATCTGGAGGCGCGCCACGCGGTATTCGTTGCAGATATCCAGCGCATGCCGGCGCTGATCGCCAAGATGTTTGCCGTGCCCGCCATGCGTGACTACAACTATCGGGTCATGCTCGACCGAGAGGGCCGGGTCGCATCGCGCTATCCCGGCGTAGAAGGCCAGGTGTTGTGGCTGCAACTGAAGGACGGCCGACTGCTCGAACAACATCAGTACGCCAACGCGATCCAACTGCGCGAGGCTTTGGAGAAGGCGCGGCCATGA
- the coaE gene encoding dephospho-CoA kinase (Dephospho-CoA kinase (CoaE) performs the final step in coenzyme A biosynthesis.), translating into MNTPVEKPWILGLTGGIGSGKSAAAQHFIDLGIHVVDADHAARWVVEPGRPALAKIAEHFGACVLQADGTLDRAALRKLIFEVPEERRWLEALLHPLIAEEIADHLAQAKSPYAILVSPLLIESGQYAMTQRILVIDAPQQLQIERTLQRDQTSEQQVQAILAAQSSREDRVSRADDVVVNDRDLAWLHSEVERLHDFYLTLNGGQS; encoded by the coding sequence ATGAATACCCCTGTGGAAAAACCCTGGATTCTCGGCCTGACCGGCGGCATCGGCAGCGGCAAAAGCGCTGCGGCCCAGCACTTCATCGACCTTGGCATCCATGTGGTCGACGCCGATCACGCGGCGCGCTGGGTGGTCGAGCCGGGGCGCCCAGCCTTGGCGAAGATTGCCGAGCACTTTGGTGCTTGCGTATTGCAGGCTGACGGCACGCTGGATCGCGCCGCCCTGCGCAAGCTGATCTTTGAGGTCCCGGAGGAACGCCGCTGGCTCGAAGCCCTGCTGCATCCGCTGATCGCCGAGGAAATCGCTGATCATCTGGCACAGGCAAAATCGCCCTACGCGATTCTGGTTTCGCCGCTATTGATCGAGTCCGGGCAATACGCAATGACCCAGCGCATCCTGGTGATCGACGCCCCGCAACAACTGCAGATCGAACGCACCTTGCAGCGTGACCAGACCAGCGAACAGCAGGTTCAGGCGATCCTCGCGGCCCAGTCGAGCCGTGAAGACCGTGTGAGCCGTGCCGACGACGTGGTGGTCAACGACCGCGACCTCGCCTGGCTGCACAGCGAGGTCGAACGTCTGCACGATTTTTACCTGACTTTAAATGGAGGCCAATCATGA
- a CDS encoding BON domain-containing protein, with translation MKKFAITAAAATALTLTMASGAFAQSTQANQAPMTLAAGEVTKAKEATSDTWITTKVKSDLVTEKGIPGTDIKVETNKGVVSLSSTVAVTDAQKATAVAITKKIKGVKAVSADGLKAE, from the coding sequence ATGAAGAAGTTCGCTATCACTGCCGCTGCTGCTACCGCGCTGACCCTGACCATGGCTTCCGGTGCATTTGCACAATCCACCCAGGCTAACCAGGCTCCTATGACCCTGGCCGCCGGCGAAGTCACCAAGGCTAAAGAAGCTACTTCCGATACCTGGATCACTACCAAAGTGAAAAGCGACCTGGTCACCGAAAAAGGCATCCCAGGCACCGACATCAAAGTAGAAACCAACAAAGGCGTCGTTTCCCTGTCGTCGACTGTTGCTGTAACTGACGCTCAGAAAGCCACCGCAGTAGCGATCACCAAGAAAATCAAAGGCGTCAAAGCGGTCTCCGCTGATGGCCTGAAAGCCGAGTAA
- a CDS encoding MOSC domain-containing protein, whose product MTPLQQLIADVPQTGTVRWIGVRPESRGPMIELDAVEARLEAGLTGDHARPGVRNARQVTLIQWEHLAVISALMGRPADQPVKPEDLRRNLVISGINLFSLKGRRFRIGQAIFETTGWCQPCARLQNNLGPGTFQAVRGHGGITARVLQSGIIRLDDGVSVEPVPDSGYAAFNPG is encoded by the coding sequence GTGACGCCACTTCAGCAGTTGATCGCCGATGTTCCGCAAACCGGCACGGTGCGCTGGATTGGTGTGCGTCCTGAATCCCGGGGGCCGATGATCGAACTCGATGCCGTAGAAGCCCGGCTGGAGGCTGGGCTGACCGGTGATCATGCGCGCCCCGGTGTGCGCAACGCGCGGCAGGTGACGCTGATTCAGTGGGAACATCTGGCGGTGATCAGCGCATTGATGGGGCGCCCGGCCGATCAACCGGTGAAGCCTGAAGATCTGCGGCGCAATCTCGTTATCAGCGGTATCAATCTGTTTAGTCTCAAGGGTCGGCGCTTTCGCATCGGTCAGGCAATATTCGAAACCACCGGCTGGTGTCAGCCCTGCGCACGCCTGCAAAACAACCTCGGCCCCGGCACTTTTCAAGCAGTGCGCGGGCATGGCGGAATTACTGCGCGAGTGTTACAAAGCGGGATCATTCGCCTTGATGATGGCGTGTCCGTCGAGCCTGTTCCGGACAGCGGCTATGCTGCGTTCAACCCCGGTTGA
- a CDS encoding NAD(P)/FAD-dependent oxidoreductase, with translation MSHRIVIVGGGAGGLELATRLGKTLGKRGTASVMLVDANLTHIWKPLLHEVAAGSLNSSEDELNYVAQAKWNHFEFQLGRMSGLDRAQKKIQLAATYDENGVELVPAREVQYDSLVISVGSTTNDFGTQGAAQHCLFLDTRKQAERFHQQLLNHYLRAHAGQTDVVEQISVAIVGAGATGVELAAELHNAAHELAAYGLDRIKPENMHITLIEAGPRVLPALPERISGPVHKTLEKLGVNVMTNASVSEVTADSLITADGNEIKASLKVWAAGIRAPGFLKDIDGLETNRINQLQVLPTLQTTRDENIFAFGDCAACPQPGTDRNVPPRAQAAHQQASLLAKSLKLRIEGKTLPEYKYTDYGSLISLSRFSAVGNLMGNLTGSVMLEGWLARMFYVSLYRMHQMALYGPFRTAMLMLGSKIGRGTEPRLKLH, from the coding sequence ATGTCCCATCGTATTGTTATTGTCGGCGGCGGCGCCGGCGGTCTGGAGTTGGCTACCCGTCTGGGTAAGACTCTGGGCAAGCGTGGCACGGCCAGTGTGATGCTGGTCGACGCGAACCTGACGCATATCTGGAAACCGCTGCTGCATGAAGTGGCCGCCGGATCGCTGAACTCTTCCGAAGACGAACTCAACTATGTTGCCCAGGCCAAATGGAACCACTTCGAGTTCCAACTGGGGCGCATGAGCGGGCTCGATCGCGCACAGAAGAAAATCCAGCTGGCCGCGACCTACGACGAAAATGGCGTTGAGCTCGTCCCAGCACGTGAAGTGCAGTACGACTCACTGGTGATCAGCGTCGGCAGCACCACCAACGATTTCGGTACTCAGGGCGCGGCGCAGCACTGTCTGTTCCTCGACACGCGCAAACAGGCCGAGCGTTTCCACCAGCAACTGCTCAACCACTATCTGCGGGCGCACGCCGGGCAGACCGATGTGGTCGAGCAGATCAGCGTGGCCATCGTCGGCGCCGGCGCCACCGGTGTCGAACTGGCGGCAGAACTGCACAACGCCGCCCATGAACTGGCGGCTTATGGCCTGGACCGGATCAAACCGGAAAACATGCACATCACCCTGATCGAAGCCGGGCCACGTGTGCTGCCTGCCCTGCCGGAGCGCATCAGCGGACCGGTACACAAGACCCTGGAGAAACTCGGGGTCAATGTGATGACCAATGCCTCGGTCAGCGAAGTGACGGCCGACAGCCTGATCACCGCCGACGGCAACGAGATCAAGGCCAGCCTGAAGGTCTGGGCAGCCGGTATTCGCGCACCGGGTTTCCTCAAGGACATCGACGGCCTGGAAACCAATCGCATCAACCAGCTGCAAGTGCTACCGACACTGCAAACCACCCGCGACGAGAACATCTTCGCTTTCGGTGACTGCGCAGCCTGCCCGCAACCGGGAACCGACCGCAACGTACCGCCACGGGCGCAAGCGGCGCACCAGCAGGCTTCGTTGCTGGCCAAATCGCTGAAGCTGCGCATCGAAGGCAAGACCCTGCCGGAGTACAAGTACACCGACTACGGCTCGCTGATTTCGCTGTCGCGTTTTTCGGCTGTGGGTAACTTGATGGGCAACCTGACTGGCAGCGTGATGCTTGAGGGCTGGCTGGCGCGGATGTTTTACGTGTCGCTGTATCGCATGCACCAGATGGCGTTGTACGGGCCGTTCCGCACGGCGATGCTGATGCTGGGCAGCAAGATTGGTCGTGGCACCGAGCCGCGCCTGAAGCTGCACTAA
- a CDS encoding pilin — protein MKKQQGFTLIELLIVVAIIGILATIALPQYTKYQARSKVTAGLAEISALKVPFEDTINQGTDPTLTLVTGSATYVTTNCGTVTASGTASSGAGTIVCTLANAPAPVLGKTITLTRSGGATGNTAGVWSCASTVNADYAPKGCPGSGT, from the coding sequence ATGAAAAAACAACAAGGTTTCACTCTGATCGAACTGCTGATCGTGGTGGCGATCATCGGGATTCTGGCGACCATCGCCTTGCCGCAGTACACCAAGTACCAGGCACGGTCGAAGGTGACGGCGGGGCTGGCGGAAATCAGCGCGCTGAAAGTGCCGTTCGAGGACACTATCAATCAAGGGACTGACCCGACGCTGACGCTGGTAACCGGTAGTGCAACTTATGTGACGACCAACTGCGGTACGGTGACTGCTTCGGGTACTGCGTCTTCGGGCGCAGGCACCATCGTTTGCACTTTGGCCAATGCGCCCGCTCCCGTGTTGGGCAAAACCATTACGCTGACTCGCTCTGGCGGTGCGACGGGTAACACGGCCGGCGTCTGGAGCTGTGCATCGACGGTAAACGCCGACTACGCGCCTAAAGGTTGCCCTGGCAGTGGTACCTGA
- a CDS encoding DUF1780 domain-containing protein, translated as MDDSDYLRLLTIAAEQANAFLSNARKWERERWVCQRLLQGLNIPYRADEFAPAGEPPDVLFRDANFEVFFVLDEGRRLNDEWRDELQRRRSAFSLSQLVRREAKPRRIPANEFLMRLAPTLRKKAHNYKERGMDLGELDIIAFASLKREVLDLNSHFPPPTEYLRQGWRSLSLVGPTFARVLFAHPDAPDFLRSNLGRSIVFDVGISL; from the coding sequence ATGGATGACTCAGATTATTTACGCCTGCTGACCATCGCGGCCGAGCAGGCCAACGCGTTCCTGTCCAATGCCCGCAAATGGGAGCGTGAGCGTTGGGTCTGTCAGCGCCTGTTGCAAGGCCTGAACATTCCCTACCGCGCCGACGAATTCGCGCCCGCCGGCGAGCCGCCGGATGTGCTGTTTCGTGATGCCAATTTCGAGGTGTTCTTCGTCCTTGATGAAGGCCGACGCCTCAACGACGAATGGCGCGATGAATTGCAGCGTCGCCGTAGTGCCTTCTCCCTCAGTCAACTGGTGCGCCGTGAAGCCAAGCCGCGACGGATCCCGGCCAACGAATTTCTGATGAGGCTGGCGCCGACCCTGCGCAAAAAAGCGCACAACTACAAGGAGCGCGGGATGGATCTGGGCGAACTGGACATCATTGCCTTCGCCAGCCTCAAGCGTGAGGTGCTCGACCTGAACAGTCATTTCCCGCCGCCCACCGAATATTTGCGTCAGGGCTGGCGTTCGCTGTCACTCGTCGGCCCGACTTTCGCCCGCGTGCTCTTCGCCCACCCGGATGCACCGGATTTCCTGCGCAGCAACCTGGGCCGCAGCATTGTTTTTGATGTCGGGATCAGCCTGTGA
- a CDS encoding DUF3094 family protein, with protein sequence MTSRLNPEDQKHVEEYLQLSQHRVERRPFRPWMLLVLVLAVTIGLGLLSRLISYLTL encoded by the coding sequence ATGACCAGCCGCCTGAACCCCGAAGACCAAAAGCATGTCGAAGAGTACCTGCAACTGTCCCAACACCGTGTCGAGCGCCGGCCTTTCCGGCCGTGGATGCTCCTGGTGCTGGTGCTGGCAGTGACCATTGGTCTGGGCCTGTTGAGCCGGCTTATCAGTTACCTGACGCTATGA
- the yacG gene encoding DNA gyrase inhibitor YacG, with protein MSPIPTVECPTCGAPVEFTPENKFRPFCSDRCKLIDLGAWASEEHKIPVAPDAEDEMFSGDFDPRH; from the coding sequence ATGAGCCCGATCCCAACCGTTGAATGCCCGACCTGCGGCGCTCCCGTGGAGTTCACCCCCGAGAACAAATTCCGCCCGTTCTGCTCCGATCGCTGCAAACTGATCGACCTCGGCGCCTGGGCGTCGGAAGAGCACAAGATCCCGGTCGCACCGGATGCCGAAGATGAAATGTTTTCCGGCGATTTCGATCCGCGTCACTGA